A region from the Alkalispirochaeta americana genome encodes:
- the vapC gene encoding type II toxin-antitoxin system tRNA(fMet)-specific endonuclease VapC: MYLLDTNICIYAIKKKPIFVLEQIKEKSKLGIYISTLTIAELEYGIENSSKIEENRIALLKYLSLFNILPFDDKDAIPYGKLKSKLRKEGRIIGPIDMLLAAQALSKDLVFVTNNTKEFERIEDLRLENWIE; this comes from the coding sequence ATGTATTTACTTGATACAAATATATGCATCTACGCCATCAAGAAAAAACCTATTTTTGTTCTAGAGCAAATAAAGGAAAAATCCAAACTAGGAATCTATATATCTACTTTAACCATTGCAGAATTAGAATATGGAATTGAGAATAGTTCCAAGATTGAAGAGAACAGAATAGCATTATTAAAATATTTATCTTTATTTAATATATTGCCGTTTGATGATAAAGATGCAATTCCATACGGAAAACTAAAATCTAAACTTAGAAAAGAAGGGCGAATTATCGGTCCTATAGATATGCTATTAGCAGCACAGGCATTAAGCAAGGACTTAGTATTTGTTACTAACAATACAAAAGAATTTGAAAGAATTGAAGATCTTAGATTAGAAAATTGGATAGAATAA
- a CDS encoding type II toxin-antitoxin system Phd/YefM family antitoxin, translating into MSINLKEDIKPISYIKTNAADMMKYINENHNPIIITQNGEAKGVLMDIDSYQEIKDAFALVGIIQLAEDDIKKGQVQSADEVFAELERKYF; encoded by the coding sequence ATGTCAATAAATCTTAAGGAAGATATAAAACCAATCTCCTATATCAAAACAAATGCTGCTGATATGATGAAATACATAAATGAAAATCATAATCCAATTATAATTACACAGAATGGTGAAGCAAAAGGTGTTCTAATGGATATTGATTCATATCAAGAAATAAAAGACGCATTTGCACTGGTGGGAATTATACAGCTTGCAGAAGATGATATAAAAAAAGGTCAAGTACAAAGTGCTGATGAGGTGTTTGCTGAATTGGAAAGGAAATACTTCTAA
- a CDS encoding type II toxin-antitoxin system RelE/ParE family toxin, with amino-acid sequence MIDKYKITIPSVVKQDIEEIILYYQKDRNDYARQVYDRLVFRIQTLETFPEKGRIVPELQKNNIIGIREVVESYWRIIYRIENDSVIILAVIDGRRNLDDILIRKLKRKFA; translated from the coding sequence ATGATCGATAAATATAAGATAACAATTCCTTCTGTAGTAAAGCAGGATATTGAAGAAATAATTTTATATTACCAAAAAGATCGCAACGATTATGCTCGACAGGTATATGATAGGCTCGTATTCAGAATTCAGACTTTGGAAACATTTCCTGAAAAAGGAAGAATTGTACCTGAATTGCAAAAAAATAATATTATTGGAATAAGAGAAGTAGTTGAGTCCTATTGGCGTATTATTTATCGCATAGAAAATGATAGTGTAATAATACTTGCTGTTATCGATGGAAGACGTAATTTGGATGATATATTAATACGTAAGTTAAAAAGAAAATTTGCCTAA
- the vapB gene encoding type II toxin-antitoxin system antitoxin VapB, whose translation MQTAKLFQNGRSQAVRLPKEYQFSGDDVYIQRHGDAVLLIPHEKAWEVFLEGLNGFSDDFMIEGRNQDLDQKREEL comes from the coding sequence ATGCAAACAGCGAAGTTATTCCAGAATGGACGGTCTCAAGCTGTTCGACTGCCTAAAGAATATCAATTTTCAGGGGATGATGTTTATATACAGAGACATGGTGATGCAGTATTATTGATTCCCCATGAAAAAGCCTGGGAAGTATTTTTAGAAGGTTTAAATGGGTTTTCTGATGATTTTATGATTGAAGGAAGAAATCAAGATCTAGATCAAAAAAGAGAAGAACTTTGA
- the vapC gene encoding type II toxin-antitoxin system tRNA(fMet)-specific endonuclease VapC: MYLLDTNICIYAIKKKPIFVLEQIKEKSKLGIYISTLTIAELEYGIENSSKIEENRIALLKYLSLFNILPFDDKDAIPYGKLKSKLRKEGRIIGPIDMLLAAQALSKDLVFVTNNTKEFERIEDLRLENWIE; this comes from the coding sequence ATGTATTTACTTGATACAAATATATGCATTTACGCCATCAAGAAAAAACCTATTTTTGTTCTAGAGCAAATAAAGGAAAAATCCAAACTGGGAATCTATATATCTACTTTAACTATTGCAGAATTAGAATATGGAATTGAGAATAGTTCCAAGATTGAAGAGAACAGAATAGCATTATTAAAATATTTATCTTTATTTAATATATTGCCGTTTGATGATAAAGATGCAATTCCATACGGAAAACTAAAATCTAAACTTAGAAAAGAAGGACGAATTATCGGTCCTATAGATATGCTATTAGCAGCACAGGCATTAAGCAAGGACTTAGTATTTGTTACTAACAATACAAAAGAATTTGAAAGAATTGAAGATCTTAGATTAGAAAATTGGATAGAATAA
- a CDS encoding CopG family transcriptional regulator, translating to MSKTITVRLDDNIYEMFKKAAEGQKRTISNYVEYATLNYTVNETIVDDAEMTEIMAYSDELQKGLSDINAGRYTIIE from the coding sequence ATGTCAAAGACAATTACAGTAAGGCTTGATGATAATATTTATGAAATGTTCAAGAAAGCTGCAGAAGGTCAAAAAAGAACAATATCAAACTATGTTGAGTATGCAACCCTCAACTACACAGTGAATGAAACGATTGTGGATGATGCTGAAATGACTGAGATCATGGCTTATTCAGATGAGCTACAAAAAGGACTATCTGACATCAACGCTGGAAGGTACACTATTATTGAATAA
- a CDS encoding type II toxin-antitoxin system RelE family toxin, with translation MSYKKDYLTSTLEGTLLLNKYKIAETETFNKKIKNRKYEYLYKKITDYVYPILRNNPYFGPNIKKLKGEYKDIYRYRIGNFRLFYKVSDEMVIVFIIDIEARKDSYK, from the coding sequence ATGAGCTACAAAAAGGACTATCTGACATCAACGCTGGAAGGTACACTATTATTGAATAAATATAAAATTGCCGAGACCGAAACATTCAATAAAAAAATCAAGAATAGGAAATATGAATATCTTTATAAAAAAATTACTGACTACGTCTATCCAATATTAAGAAACAACCCTTATTTCGGTCCTAATATAAAAAAGCTAAAAGGTGAATATAAAGATATTTATCGATACAGAATTGGGAATTTCCGGCTATTTTATAAAGTTTCTGATGAAATGGTAATTGTATTCATCATTGATATTGAGGCAAGAAAAGACTCGTATAAATAA
- a CDS encoding putative toxin-antitoxin system toxin component, PIN family, with product MVVTIDTNVLFQAFYSRRGASHQIIRSVRDGTIVAAISVPVFQEYRDILTREENMSQLRLDGEQVDTIMQFLATVGKPTNITYTWRPNLRDEGDNMFIELARASGSEYLITSNVRDFILDSDLNNNDIHIVTPGAFMYEWRKRNE from the coding sequence GTGGTTGTTACGATAGATACAAACGTTTTGTTCCAGGCTTTCTACAGCAGGAGAGGTGCATCACACCAGATTATTCGATCTGTACGTGACGGAACAATCGTGGCTGCGATTTCGGTTCCGGTGTTTCAGGAGTACCGGGACATTTTGACTCGCGAGGAGAACATGTCGCAACTCCGTCTGGATGGCGAACAGGTGGACACGATCATGCAGTTCCTGGCAACAGTGGGAAAACCGACGAACATCACATACACATGGCGGCCTAATCTGCGGGATGAGGGCGACAACATGTTCATTGAGCTTGCTCGCGCGAGCGGGAGCGAATACCTGATTACCAGTAATGTTCGAGACTTTATCCTGGATTCCGACCTGAATAACAATGATATCCATATCGTGACGCCAGGAGCGTTCATGTATGAGTGGAGGAAACGTAATGAGTAA
- a CDS encoding toxin-antitoxin system HicB family antitoxin — MSKSTLTIRVPEELKDRIETLAAQQGVSINQFAMYAFTKEIGELETGQLFRNMRRGIDKKMMFSRLDTILDTVSDRDVPDWDRADIETGNIG, encoded by the coding sequence ATGAGTAAGAGCACATTAACGATACGTGTTCCCGAGGAACTGAAGGACCGAATAGAGACGCTTGCGGCACAGCAAGGTGTATCGATCAATCAGTTTGCGATGTACGCGTTTACGAAGGAGATCGGAGAACTCGAGACCGGACAGCTGTTCCGGAATATGCGTCGCGGAATTGACAAGAAAATGATGTTCTCGAGACTCGACACGATACTCGATACGGTTTCGGACCGGGATGTACCGGATTGGGACCGGGCCGACATCGAAACCGGTAATATCGGATAA
- a CDS encoding SDR family NAD(P)-dependent oxidoreductase, producing the protein MNKTIIVYGATGGTGSATARKLHAEGYRLHLVARSEDQLSALADELDAGYTHGDVTESDLFARVAEDAGAVDGLVYAIGTIKLRSLNRLSAEDFVEDFTVNAGAAALAVKAVLPALKKSKADPSIVFYSSVAARQGFSMHASIGMAKGAVSGLTVSLAAELAPGIRVNAIAPSLTQTSLASGILSNQKLAESIASAHPLRRLGEAEDIAAATVFLLSEKASWITGQIIGVDGGRSTLQIGT; encoded by the coding sequence ATGAACAAGACAATTATTGTATATGGTGCAACTGGAGGAACAGGAAGTGCGACAGCTCGAAAGCTTCATGCGGAGGGATACAGGCTTCATCTCGTAGCCCGCAGCGAAGATCAGCTCAGTGCGCTCGCCGATGAACTGGATGCTGGTTACACCCATGGAGATGTCACAGAAAGCGATCTCTTTGCCCGTGTCGCCGAGGATGCTGGCGCGGTGGACGGACTGGTGTATGCTATCGGCACAATCAAGCTTCGTTCCCTTAATCGACTTTCAGCGGAAGATTTTGTTGAGGACTTTACCGTTAATGCTGGAGCTGCAGCTCTCGCCGTGAAGGCCGTGCTGCCGGCTCTGAAGAAAAGCAAAGCAGATCCTTCCATTGTTTTCTACTCGAGTGTGGCAGCCCGGCAAGGTTTTTCGATGCATGCTTCCATCGGTATGGCAAAAGGGGCTGTGAGTGGCCTCACGGTTTCGCTGGCAGCGGAGTTGGCCCCGGGTATTCGGGTCAATGCGATTGCTCCTTCCCTTACGCAGACATCACTGGCCAGCGGGATACTCTCCAATCAAAAGCTCGCCGAGTCTATTGCATCAGCACACCCCCTCAGGCGTCTGGGTGAGGCCGAGGATATTGCTGCGGCAACGGTTTTCTTGCTCTCGGAGAAGGCTAGCTGGATTACCGGTCAGATAATCGGCGTAGACGGAGGCCGTTCCACACTGCAGATAGGTACATGA
- a CDS encoding NAD(P)/FAD-dependent oxidoreductase — protein sequence MPHEEEENLSSIVRHVDPSLQFIRILKKSLDARKKNKVHWKYRVLVEGPLGIDKKNLHPWSEPSPQVLTRSENTSMLIVGAGPAGLFAALRLAERGASVVVIERGKRVDERMRDISLLRNKGLLNIESNALFGEGGAGTWSDGKLTTRVNKPGISWIFDRLVMCGAPANILYDSKPHLGTDLLVGVLKNLRGTIESLGGVFHFEEKVLDLVIKDGAIRGIRTSKKRELFFEKIIFAIGHSARDSYEMLRKNNVSLEKKGFAIGARIEHPSEFINESQYGIFHKDLPAADYRLVYNDPSGKRSAYSFCMCPGGEVINSSSEFERFCVNGMSNNARDGKFSNSAIVVSVHPEDFSSDPLSGIELQREIEKKAYEISGKGFAPQQRALSFMNDRLDAQKADCSFRPGVCSAKLDDILPGFTVKIIKDAMQHFDKKIRGFLSEGVFLGPETRTSSPVRIVRDEEGESSVKGLYPVGEGAGYSGGIVSSALDGMKTADKIMDRLRHS from the coding sequence ATGCCCCACGAAGAAGAAGAGAACCTCTCTTCGATTGTTAGACATGTTGATCCTTCACTACAGTTCATACGGATTCTCAAAAAATCGCTTGATGCTCGAAAGAAAAACAAGGTCCACTGGAAATATCGGGTGTTAGTTGAAGGGCCCCTCGGGATTGATAAGAAAAATCTTCATCCCTGGAGTGAGCCTTCTCCGCAAGTCCTTACAAGATCAGAAAATACGTCGATGCTCATTGTCGGTGCAGGCCCTGCCGGTCTTTTTGCTGCTCTTCGCCTTGCCGAGCGGGGAGCCTCGGTTGTTGTGATTGAAAGGGGCAAAAGGGTCGATGAGAGGATGAGGGATATCTCTCTTCTGAGAAACAAGGGCCTTCTCAACATCGAAAGCAATGCTCTTTTTGGGGAGGGCGGGGCAGGGACCTGGTCCGACGGAAAGCTCACCACAAGGGTGAACAAACCAGGTATCTCATGGATTTTCGACCGTCTTGTTATGTGCGGCGCACCAGCGAATATTCTCTATGATTCCAAGCCTCACCTGGGGACAGATCTTCTCGTGGGTGTTCTGAAAAACCTGAGAGGAACGATTGAATCTTTGGGAGGCGTTTTCCACTTTGAAGAGAAGGTTCTCGATCTTGTGATAAAAGATGGAGCAATCCGTGGAATAAGGACATCAAAAAAGAGGGAGCTTTTCTTCGAGAAAATAATTTTTGCGATTGGTCATTCAGCAAGGGATAGTTATGAGATGCTCAGAAAGAATAACGTTTCCCTTGAAAAGAAAGGATTTGCAATTGGTGCGCGGATTGAACATCCATCAGAGTTTATTAATGAGTCTCAGTACGGGATATTCCATAAAGATCTTCCCGCTGCCGATTACAGGCTTGTCTATAACGATCCATCGGGAAAAAGATCTGCCTACTCCTTTTGCATGTGCCCTGGGGGGGAGGTGATTAACTCTTCATCGGAGTTTGAGCGGTTCTGCGTAAATGGAATGAGCAACAATGCCAGAGATGGTAAATTCTCTAATTCTGCTATTGTTGTCTCTGTTCACCCGGAGGATTTCTCCTCTGATCCGCTTTCCGGGATCGAATTGCAACGGGAAATCGAAAAAAAGGCCTATGAGATATCAGGGAAGGGCTTTGCTCCCCAGCAGAGAGCTCTCTCCTTCATGAATGACCGACTTGATGCTCAAAAGGCCGATTGCTCCTTTCGTCCTGGTGTCTGTTCCGCCAAACTTGATGATATTTTGCCAGGGTTCACAGTAAAAATTATCAAGGACGCTATGCAGCATTTTGACAAGAAGATTCGGGGGTTTCTATCGGAAGGTGTTTTTCTTGGGCCAGAGACAAGAACATCCTCTCCGGTAAGGATAGTCAGGGACGAGGAGGGAGAGTCTTCTGTTAAAGGCCTCTATCCAGTGGGCGAAGGGGCCGGTTACTCCGGTGGTATCGTAAGTTCCGCCCTTGACGGAATGAAAACTGCAGACAAAATCATGGATCGGCTTCGACATTCCTGA
- a CDS encoding AraC family transcriptional regulator has translation MAGDKEEQVVKAVQRMQDYIVRHLQEPITMRQLATVACYSPYHCARMFRELTGVPPFEYIRRARLTKSALVLRDGDRRILDVALDFVFDSHEGFTRAFSREFGVTPKRYAKKPGPVQLFLPYGVEFQHLYKKRHKESLMEKAQEKVCVVFTQVVERPARKLILRRGTKASDYFEYCEEVGGDVWGLLVSIKEALHEPAGIWLPPRMRSGGSEYVQGVEVSSSYDGDIPEGFEIIDLPACRMMVFQGEPYDDVHFEDAICSMQEQLKKFRPELYGYAWDKDNPRLQLEPQGWRGYIELWSVKEVQKS, from the coding sequence ATGGCTGGGGACAAAGAAGAGCAAGTAGTCAAGGCGGTGCAGCGGATGCAGGACTACATCGTGCGGCATTTGCAGGAACCGATTACAATGCGGCAGCTCGCGACTGTCGCCTGTTACAGCCCGTACCATTGTGCGCGGATGTTCAGGGAACTGACCGGGGTCCCTCCATTTGAGTACATCAGGAGGGCGCGCCTGACGAAGTCAGCGCTTGTCCTGCGGGATGGAGATAGACGGATCCTTGATGTCGCTCTTGATTTCGTCTTTGACTCGCATGAAGGGTTCACCAGGGCTTTTAGCAGGGAATTTGGCGTTACGCCGAAGCGATATGCAAAAAAGCCCGGACCCGTGCAGCTGTTCTTGCCCTACGGCGTGGAATTCCAGCACCTCTACAAAAAAAGACACAAGGAGTCTCTCATGGAAAAAGCACAGGAAAAGGTCTGTGTGGTTTTTACACAGGTTGTCGAACGCCCTGCGCGCAAGCTGATTCTGCGGCGAGGAACGAAAGCTTCCGATTACTTCGAATACTGCGAAGAGGTCGGCGGCGATGTCTGGGGCCTTCTGGTAAGCATTAAAGAGGCCCTCCACGAGCCAGCCGGCATCTGGTTGCCACCCCGCATGAGATCTGGCGGAAGCGAGTACGTCCAGGGGGTAGAGGTTTCTTCTTCCTACGATGGGGACATTCCTGAAGGATTCGAGATCATCGACCTCCCGGCGTGTCGAATGATGGTGTTTCAGGGCGAGCCCTACGATGATGTCCATTTCGAGGATGCAATCTGCTCCATGCAGGAGCAGCTGAAGAAATTCAGGCCCGAGCTGTATGGCTACGCGTGGGACAAGGATAATCCGAGGTTACAGTTGGAGCCGCAGGGCTGGAGGGGCTACATTGAATTGTGGTCTGTGAAGGAAGTACAAAAAAGCTGA
- a CDS encoding GTP-binding protein produces MKAKLPVTVLSGYLGAGKTTLLNHILANRQDLRVAVIVNDMSEINIDASLVRGGEAALSRSEEALVEMSNGCICCTLREDLLKEVARLAREDRFEYLLIESSGISEPLPIAQTFTFEDENQISLRELTRLDTMVTVVDASRFLDDLSSQDMLEDRKEQVADDDERTVAHLLTDQVEFADVIVLNKVDLVDEDTLRKISCLLAALNPSARQIETTYGMIDLSEILDTGLFDLEESEETAAWKDELRADHTPETEEYGISSFVFRARRPFHPGRLTKYWEADQDNLIRAKGFFWIATQPDYIFLFSQAGTQKQIDLAGYWWAAVPKKDWPEDAESRDRIREAFAGEWGDRKQEIVHIGIGMNRAEIEARLEACLVTEEEFQQGPAFLASCEDPIGAHLEEQEVEGRLI; encoded by the coding sequence ATGAAGGCAAAACTCCCTGTAACAGTCCTCTCGGGCTATCTTGGTGCAGGCAAGACAACGCTTCTGAATCACATCTTGGCAAATCGGCAGGATCTGCGCGTTGCAGTCATCGTCAACGACATGTCCGAGATCAACATAGATGCATCACTGGTGAGAGGTGGTGAGGCTGCGCTGAGCCGGAGCGAGGAAGCTCTGGTTGAGATGTCGAACGGTTGCATCTGCTGCACCTTGCGGGAAGATTTGTTGAAAGAGGTTGCCCGTCTGGCGCGGGAAGACCGCTTTGAGTATCTTCTCATCGAGTCTTCGGGAATTTCGGAACCCCTGCCGATCGCTCAGACCTTTACCTTTGAGGACGAGAACCAGATTAGTCTTCGCGAGCTGACCCGGCTTGACACCATGGTGACCGTTGTGGACGCATCGCGGTTTCTTGACGACCTTTCTTCGCAGGATATGCTCGAAGATCGCAAGGAGCAGGTTGCAGACGACGATGAGCGAACAGTGGCCCATCTGCTCACCGATCAGGTCGAGTTTGCCGATGTGATCGTCCTGAATAAAGTTGATCTGGTCGATGAAGATACCCTGAGAAAGATATCCTGCCTGCTTGCGGCGCTCAATCCTTCGGCTCGCCAGATCGAAACTACCTACGGAATGATTGATCTCAGCGAAATCCTTGATACCGGCCTGTTTGATCTTGAAGAATCCGAAGAAACAGCCGCCTGGAAAGATGAGCTGCGTGCTGACCATACTCCTGAGACTGAAGAGTACGGGATATCCAGCTTTGTCTTTCGCGCAAGAAGGCCCTTCCACCCCGGGCGGCTAACAAAGTATTGGGAGGCCGACCAGGACAACCTGATACGGGCAAAGGGATTCTTCTGGATTGCCACGCAACCAGATTACATCTTTCTCTTCTCGCAGGCAGGAACACAGAAGCAGATTGATCTTGCAGGGTACTGGTGGGCGGCGGTCCCAAAAAAGGATTGGCCGGAAGATGCCGAGTCTCGAGACAGGATCCGTGAGGCCTTTGCGGGCGAGTGGGGTGACCGGAAACAGGAAATTGTACATATTGGCATCGGGATGAACCGTGCCGAGATCGAGGCTCGCCTGGAGGCGTGCCTGGTTACCGAGGAAGAGTTTCAGCAGGGGCCGGCTTTCCTGGCATCATGTGAAGACCCCATTGGAGCGCATCTGGAAGAACAAGAGGTTGAGGGGCGCTTGATCTGA
- a CDS encoding methyl-accepting chemotaxis protein: MVGILGVGFVTILAITLASLVIISDSNRAALDDLDQELRTSFDRLIRFQVETAYTMLEELDRLAREGILSREAAYETGVSLLREIRYALHPEDTADGYFWADTGEGVNVVLYGREDVEGKSRINLQDALGNYLIQDILAAAMAGGDFVNYYFPKMGETEPEPKRSYSIYFEPFDLAIGTGAYTDDIDALVEERAREMQQRFATLLLIQSIIAIAGLALMGGLLLFISSRVVKPICRTVASLEEAARGKGDLTKRIPVDTTDEIGLLAESFNLFTSSLEKMILQIRKSAYRLNEQGASLSSNMEETAAAVNEISANIESIAGLIDRQGTSVSESSSAVEQIDRNINELERIITQQAGAVSESSASIEEMISNIVSIGNTVGQSDERIKELVKAAEGGKEQVGAVNRHLQKVALESESLLEANKVISSVAAQTNLLAMNAAIEAAHAGQYGQGFAVVANEIRSLAEKTTQQSKATGASLKSIKGLIDGVAGTSGEAETTFAQVLEMIMTVSYLGEEIRHALEEQNTGGREILTALEKMKGLMTEVTSGAGEIGTGRATVLEEITRLREISGQVKESMTEMRAGLGEINTAITDVTSEMAENKDLIDGLASLVTQFEVNETGDPGPR, translated from the coding sequence ATGGTTGGGATTCTCGGGGTGGGATTTGTCACTATTCTGGCGATTACTCTTGCTTCGCTTGTTATAATTTCCGACAGCAACCGCGCTGCTCTGGACGATCTCGATCAGGAACTTCGAACCTCCTTTGATAGACTTATCCGGTTTCAGGTAGAAACAGCCTACACCATGCTGGAGGAACTTGATCGCCTTGCCCGGGAGGGGATTCTTTCCAGAGAGGCTGCTTATGAAACGGGCGTCTCCTTGCTCAGGGAGATCCGCTACGCTCTCCACCCTGAGGATACGGCCGACGGTTATTTCTGGGCTGATACCGGCGAAGGCGTTAATGTGGTGCTTTACGGACGGGAGGATGTGGAGGGCAAGAGCAGAATCAATCTCCAGGATGCTCTGGGGAATTACCTGATTCAGGACATTCTTGCAGCGGCCATGGCCGGTGGCGATTTTGTAAACTACTACTTCCCCAAGATGGGAGAGACCGAGCCCGAACCAAAACGATCCTACAGCATATATTTTGAACCCTTCGATCTGGCGATCGGTACTGGAGCCTATACAGATGATATCGATGCCTTGGTGGAGGAACGGGCTCGTGAGATGCAGCAGAGGTTCGCCACGCTTCTTCTGATTCAGTCGATTATTGCCATTGCCGGACTGGCTCTTATGGGGGGGCTTCTGCTCTTTATATCCTCCAGAGTCGTCAAGCCAATTTGCCGCACCGTTGCGTCTCTGGAAGAAGCCGCTCGCGGGAAGGGTGATCTTACCAAGCGAATTCCCGTGGACACCACCGACGAGATTGGCCTGCTGGCCGAAAGTTTCAATCTCTTCACCTCTTCCCTGGAAAAGATGATCCTTCAGATACGGAAGTCAGCCTACCGACTGAATGAGCAGGGGGCGAGCCTTTCGTCGAATATGGAAGAGACGGCGGCCGCTGTTAACGAAATATCGGCGAACATTGAAAGTATCGCGGGGTTGATTGACCGCCAGGGCACAAGCGTTTCCGAGTCAAGCTCGGCCGTGGAGCAGATTGACAGGAACATTAACGAGCTTGAAAGGATTATTACCCAACAGGCTGGAGCTGTTTCGGAATCATCGGCCTCGATTGAAGAGATGATATCCAATATTGTTTCCATCGGTAATACCGTTGGGCAGTCGGACGAAAGAATAAAAGAGTTGGTTAAGGCAGCTGAGGGCGGCAAAGAGCAGGTCGGTGCCGTCAATCGCCATCTTCAGAAAGTCGCCCTGGAGTCGGAAAGTCTATTGGAAGCAAACAAGGTAATTTCGTCTGTTGCAGCGCAAACCAACCTGCTGGCCATGAATGCAGCTATCGAGGCGGCCCACGCGGGACAGTACGGGCAGGGTTTTGCCGTCGTGGCAAATGAAATTCGCTCTCTGGCAGAAAAAACAACCCAGCAGTCCAAGGCAACCGGGGCCTCTCTGAAAAGCATAAAGGGCCTTATTGATGGTGTAGCAGGGACGTCCGGAGAGGCGGAAACTACCTTTGCCCAGGTCCTCGAAATGATCATGACCGTGAGCTACCTGGGGGAGGAAATTCGACATGCTCTGGAGGAACAGAATACCGGAGGCCGCGAGATTCTCACGGCCCTTGAAAAAATGAAGGGGCTCATGACCGAGGTAACCTCTGGTGCTGGAGAGATCGGAACAGGTCGTGCAACGGTCCTTGAAGAAATTACCCGCCTGAGAGAAATCAGCGGTCAGGTGAAGGAGAGCATGACGGAAATGAGGGCCGGCTTGGGAGAAATCAACACTGCCATCACCGATGTGACCTCGGAAATGGCTGAGAACAAGGATCTTATCGATGGCCTGGCTTCCCTTGTAACCCAGTTTGAGGTAAACGAGACCGGAGATCCAGGCCCCCGGTAG